In Nothobranchius furzeri strain GRZ-AD chromosome 18, NfurGRZ-RIMD1, whole genome shotgun sequence, a single genomic region encodes these proteins:
- the med6 gene encoding mediator of RNA polymerase II transcription subunit 6 produces MAVASVDFRDNLLGISWVDSGWVPILNPGNVLDYFSERSNPFYDRTCNNEVVKMQRLTLDHLNQMVGVEYILLHAQEPILYIIRKQQRQSSAHVIPLADYYIIAGVVYQAPDLGTVISSRVLSAVHGIQSAFDEAISYCRYHPSKGYWWHFKDQEEREKAKPKSKKKEEPSSLFQRQRVDTLLLDLRSKFPPTFYQPKPGDKPIPVEVKKEPEPASDAVKQEEREPATKLSASAPPTKPPPEKRARLQ; encoded by the exons ATGGCGGTGGCGTCAGTGGATTTCAGGG ACAACCTTCTTGGGATATCTTGGGTCGACAGCGGCTGGGTACCCATTCTTAACCCTGGAAATGTTCTGGATTACTTTTCTGAGCGAAGTAACCCGTTTTATGACCGAACCTGCAACAATGAGGTGGTAAAGATGCAGCGCCTCACCCTGGATCATCTCAA TCAAATGGTGGGTGTGGAGTACATCCTTCTCCATGCTCAGGAGCCGATCCTCTATATAATCCGTAAGCAGCAGAGGCAGTCATCGGCACATG TGATACCACTGGCAGACTACTACATCATAGCAGGAGTGGTGTATCAGGCCCCAGATCTTGGAACGGTGATCAGTTCCAGAGTG CTTTCTGCAGTCCACGGTATCCAGTCTGCCTTCGATGAGGCCATATCTTATTGCCGCTATCACCCGTCCAAAGGCTACTGGTGGCACTTCAAGGATCAGGAGGAGAGAG AAAAAGCTAAACCCAAGTCCAAGAAGAAAGAAGAGCCCAGTTCTCTGTTTCAGAGACAACGTGTTGACACACTTCTGTTAGACCTCAGATCCAAGTTCCCGCCGACGTTCTACCAG CCCAAGCCTGGTGATAAGCCCATTCCAG TTGAGGTGAAGAAGGAACCAGAACCAGCTTCAGACGCTGTGAAGCAGGAGGAGAGGGAGCCGGCCACCAAGTTGTCAGCCTCGGCTCCGCCCACTAAACCGCCGCCTGAGAAGAGAGCGCGCCTGCAGTGA
- the LOC107391760 gene encoding tetratricopeptide repeat protein 9A, whose product MSVIQAGHEGRMESGGGASPRLQHCVQPHSSSRTKDPRHQLQRQRHHGGSMLKQPPQNEPADAVRRALDFKSQGTQCYKDKKYRDAIGKYHRALLEIKGLCRVLGEPDSSSKTSSSLLPTISKSTTLTDEQKGAMENAELECYNSLAACLLQMELVNYERVKEYCLKVLLKEGKNFKALYRSGVAYYHLGDFQKALHYLKESHKQEPSDTNAIRYIQLTEMKIRRNAQREKKEAT is encoded by the exons ATGAGTGTGATTCAAGCTGGACACGAAGGGAGGATGGAGAGCGGTGGTGGCGCCTCCCCGAGGCTCCAGCACTGCGTTCAGCCCCACAGCAGCAGCCGGACCAAAGATCCTAGACATCAGCTCCAGCGGCAGAGGCATCATGGAGGCTCGATGCTGAAACAGCCACCTCAAAACGAGCCAGCTGACGCTGTGAGGCGCGCGCTGGACTTTAAGAGCCAGGGCACCCAGTGCTACAAGGACAAGAAATACCGGGATGCGATCGGCAAGTATCACCGCGCTCTGCTGGAGATCAAGGGGTTGTGCAGGGTGCTGGGGGAACCGGACTCCAGCTCCAAGACATCGTCCTCCCTCCTGCCGACCATCAGCAAGTCCACCACGCTGACAGACGAGCAGAAGGGAGCCATGGAGAATGCGGAGCTGGAATGTTACAACAGCCTGGCCG CTTGCCTGTTGCAAATGGAGCTGGTGAATTATGAGCGAGTGAAGGAATATTGTCTGAAAGTCCTTTTAAAGGAGGGGAAAAACTTCAAAGCTCTTTACCGATCAGGAGTGGCCTATTACCACCTTGGAGACTTCCAGAAAGCCCTGCACTACCTGAAGGAGTCTCACAAGCAGGAGCCATCAG ACACTAATGCCATCCGCTACATCCAGCTAACAGAGATGAAGATTCGCCGGAACGCCCAACGGGAAAAGAAAGAGGCGACCTAA
- the map3k9 gene encoding mitogen-activated protein kinase kinase kinase 9 isoform X1, with protein sequence MDVFKAVLDNSLSPKASEETDVFLWPSPENGSRSRQDAEPTAPVVWTAVFDYEANADDELSLRRGDLVEVLSKDSLVSGDEGWWTGMIADRVGIFPCNYISRRNGIPEEIGLRDSSEGSVPSLHLLEIDFSELTLEEIIGVGGFGKVYRAVWRGAEVAVKAARRDPDEDVAQTSESVRQEAKLFAMLNHPNIMALLGVCLLEPNLCLVMEYARGGPLNRALAGKRIPPCTLVDWAVQIARGMLYLHSQAIIPIIHRDLKSSNILILEKVEMEDLSGKTLKITDFGLAREWHRTTKMSAAGTYAWMAPEVIRSSTFSKGSDVWSYGVLLWELLTGEVPFRSIDGLAVAYGVAMNKLALPIPSTCPEPFAHLMESCWSPDPHARPQFSTILDQLTAIEESGFFEMPAESFQSLQDDWKLEIQEMFDQLRTKEKELRSWEEELTRAALQQKCQEEALRRREQELAEREIHILERELNIIIHQLYQEKPRVESRQGKFRRSRLKLKDGNRISLPSDFQHKITVQASPSHDHRRSLLSSSSSPPSSPPMLPRLRAIQLTSGEGCAEIERRGSRKKGRSRGCGVYREHSADASVKPPHEGSRQRSCSAPNLRRSPRHSPAVPGVPSLVEMENEDCCFTTEPGASPGQSYLCIPFQKEAHAASAADDGDEYCLGSQVPDTPCRKSPGGGRRAELVLLSCGALLAAVGLGCNLLSLAQPEESIKPRWESFFHRTGGQRRSTSPPTRRMFRRESPLKPSAPSLPPSYTLLSISSVSDCNSTHSLLRSDSDELLVYRPASPPSQPPPVSQRMAVQIPVNSLVNTHVESFKRNPHQSLTPTHVPCAPAASRSLRRTPSDGAIKKNCPSNILEPLPEKRALENTAGVFRALKEDSSEVPRLPDPNVVFPPTPRRRHTPERPKTLDVLARPRPSPRARADIVWAEARLRGNGQSLVNGESPVHSSSTETPPTVEFGRDPAVPPTPLEAPTPFSPHKNENLLDQLDEGQCRDGTVPLCTPQIRLPKDSSCNPGFWS encoded by the exons ATGGATGTCTTCAAGGCCGTTTTGGACAATAGTCTGAGTCCTAAAGCATCAGAGGAGACCGATGTGTTCCTCTGGCCCTCACCGGAGAATGGTAGCCGCTCCAGGCAGGATGCGGAGCCCACCGCTCCGGTCGTCTGGACTGCGGTGTTCGACTACGAAGCGAATGCGGATGATGAGCTCAGCCTTCGCAGAGGGGACCTGGTAGAGGTCCTGTCCAAGGATTCCCTGGTTTCCGGGGATGAAGGATGGTGGACCGGGATGATCGCAGATCGGGTTGGCATTTTCCCGTGCAATTATATCAGCAGAAGGAACGGCATACCGGAGGAAATAGGCCTACGGGATAGCTCGGAGGGATCCGTACCTTCTCTGCACC TCCTGGAGATAGATTTCTCGGAGCTCACCCTGGAGGAGATCATTGGGGTCGGCGGGTTTGGAAAAGTCTACCGTGCAGTGTGGCGGGGTGCAGAGGTGGCAGTTAAAGCAGCACGACGGGACCCTGATGAGGACGTCGCTCAGACTTCTGAGAGCGTGCGTCAGGAGGCCAAGCTCTTCGCCATGCTCAACCATCCCAACATCATGGCTCTGCTGGGGGTGTGTCTCCTGGAGCCCAACCTGTGCCTGGTTATGGAGTACGCTCGAGGAGGTCCTCTGAACCGGGCCCTGGCTGGGAAACGGATCCCTCCGTGTACCCTGGTGGACTGGGCTGTGCAGATTGCCCGGGGCATGCTCTACCTCCACAGCCAGGCCATCATCCCCATCATCCACCGTGACCTCAAGTCCAGCAACA TCCTAATCCTTGAGAAGGTGGAGATGGAAGACCTCAGCGGCAAGACTCTGAAGATAACAGACTTTGGCCTGGCTCGGGAGTGGCACCGCACCACAAAGATGAGCGCCGCTGGGACGTATGCCTGGATGGCTCCAGAAGTTATCCGTTCATCCACCTTCTCCAAGGGTAGCGACGTTTGGAG TTATGGCGTTCTGTtgtgggagctgctgactggagaaGTTCCTTTCCGAAGCATCGACGGTCTTGCAGTGGCTTATGGGGTGGCGATGAATAAGCTGGCTCTGCCTATCCCCTCCACTTGTCCTGAGCCTTTTGCACATCTTATGGAAA GCTGCTGGAGCCCAGACCCTCACGCCCGGCCCCAGTTCTCCACCATACTGGACCAGCTCACAGCCATTGAGGAGTCCGGCTTTTTTGAAATGCCTGCAGAGTCGTTCCAGTCTCTGCAGGATGACTGGAAACTGGAGATCCAGGAAATGTTTGATCAGCTTAGGACAAAGGAAAAG GAGCTGCGATCGTGGGAGGAAGAGCTGACCCGAGCGGCGCTGCAGCAGAAGTGCCAGGAGGAGGCTTTGAGGAGACGTGAGCAGGAGCTAGCTGAAAGGGAGATCCACATCCTGGAGCGCGAGCTCAACATAATCATTCACCAGCTTTACCAGGAGAAGCCTCGCGTggagagcaggcagggcaagtttCGCCGCAGCCGCCTTAAACTCAAGGATGGGAACAGGATCAGCCTGCCCTCAG ATTTCCAGCACAAAATCACGGTGCAGGCGTCTCCATCTCACGATCATCGGAGGAGTCTGCTCAGCAGCAGTTCCAGCCCCCCCTCCAGTCCACCCATGCTGCCTCGTCTGAGGGCCATCCAGC TTACTTCAGGAGAGGGGTGCGCAGAGATCGAGAGAAGGGGGTCCCGTAAAAAGGGTCGTTCCCGTGGATGTGGTGTATACAGGGAGCACAGCGCAGACGCCAG TGTGAAGCCTCCCCATGAGGGCAGCAGGCAGCGGTCCTGCAGCGCCCCGAACCTCCGCAGATCTCCGAGACACAGTCCAGCGGTGCCTGGAGTGCCAAGCCTCGTGGAGATGG AGAACGAAGACTGCTGCTTCACTACTGAGCCGGGTGCCTCTCCTGGTCAGTCCTACCTCTGCATTCCCTTCCAGAAAGAAGCCCATGCTGCTTCTGCCGCTGATGACGGAGATGAATACTGcctcggcagccaggtgcctgacACACCGTGCAGGAAAAGCCCGGGCGGGGGCCGTCGTGCTGAGCTGGTGCTGCTGAGTTGCGGTGCTCTGCTGGCAGCCGTTGGGCTGGGCTGCAACCTGCTGTCCTTGGCTCAGCCCGAGGAGAGCATTAAACCTCGATGGGAGAGCTTCTTCCACAGAACAGGCGGCCAAAGACGCAGCACCAGCCCCCCGACTCGCAGAATGTTCCGGCGGGAAAGCCCGCTGAAGCCTTCGGCTCCCTCGCTACCCCCTTCATACACACTCCTGTCCATATCATCGGTGTCTGACTGTAACTCCACCCACTCGCTGCTGCGCTCCGACAGCGACGAGCTGCTGGTCTACCGCCCTGCCTCGCCTCCttcccagcctcctcctgtctcACAGAGGATGGCGGTCCAGATCCCAGTCAACTCGCTGGTCAACACGCACGTGGAAAGCTTCAAGCGTAACCCGCACCAGTCTCTCACACCCACACATGTTCCCTGTGCTCCAGCCGCCTCGCGCAGCCTACGCCGGACTCCATCAGACGGAGCCATCAAGAAGAACTGTCCTTCTAATATACTGGAGCCGTTACCTGAAAAAAGAGCTCTAGAGAACACAG CAGGTGTCTTCAGGGCTTTAAAAGAAGACAGTTCTGAGGTTCCCCGGCTTCCTGATCCAAATGTAGTCTTCCCCCCAACACCTCGGCGGCGCCACACTCCAGAACGCCCCAAAACCCTGGACGTTCTGGCTCGACCTCGGCCTTCGCCTCGAGCTCGTGCCGATATTGTCTGGGCGGAAGCTCGGCTCAGGGGAAACGGACAGAGCCTAGTTAATGGTGAGTCCCCCGTTCACTCCTCCAGCACTGAGACTCCACCCACCGTGGAGTTTGGGAGAGACCCGGCGGTGCCACCCACCCCCTTAGAGGCGCCAACGCCCTTCTCTCCGCACAAGAACGAGAACTTGTTGGATCAGTTGGACGAGGGACAGTGTCGGGATGGAACGGTCCCGCTCTGCACACCACAGATCAGACTTCCTAAAGACTCATCATGTAATCCAGGATTCTGGTCCTGA
- the map3k9 gene encoding mitogen-activated protein kinase kinase kinase 9 isoform X2: MDVFKAVLDNSLSPKASEETDVFLWPSPENGSRSRQDAEPTAPVVWTAVFDYEANADDELSLRRGDLVEVLSKDSLVSGDEGWWTGMIADRVGIFPCNYISRRNGIPEEIGLRDSSEGSVPSLHLLEIDFSELTLEEIIGVGGFGKVYRAVWRGAEVAVKAARRDPDEDVAQTSESVRQEAKLFAMLNHPNIMALLGVCLLEPNLCLVMEYARGGPLNRALAGKRIPPCTLVDWAVQIARGMLYLHSQAIIPIIHRDLKSSNILILEKVEMEDLSGKTLKITDFGLAREWHRTTKMSAAGTYAWMAPEVIRSSTFSKGSDVWSYGVLLWELLTGEVPFRSIDGLAVAYGVAMNKLALPIPSTCPEPFAHLMESCWSPDPHARPQFSTILDQLTAIEESGFFEMPAESFQSLQDDWKLEIQEMFDQLRTKEKELRSWEEELTRAALQQKCQEEALRRREQELAEREIHILERELNIIIHQLYQEKPRVESRQGKFRRSRLKLKDGNRISLPSDFQHKITVQASPSHDHRRSLLSSSSSPPSSPPMLPRLRAIQLTSGEGCAEIERRGSRKKGRSRGCGVYREHSADASVKPPHEGSRQRSCSAPNLRRSPRHSPAVPGVPSLVEMENEDCCFTTEPGASPGQSYLCIPFQKEAHAASAADDGDEYCLGSQVPDTPCRKSPGGGRRAELVLLSCGALLAAVGLGCNLLSLAQPEESIKPRWESFFHRTGGQRRSTSPPTRRMFRRESPLKPSAPSLPPSYTLLSISSVSDCNSTHSLLRSDSDELLVYRPASPPSQPPPVSQRMAVQIPVNSLVNTHVESFKRNPHQSLTPTHVPCAPAASRSLRRTPSDGAIKKNCPSNILEPLPEKRALENTGVFRALKEDSSEVPRLPDPNVVFPPTPRRRHTPERPKTLDVLARPRPSPRARADIVWAEARLRGNGQSLVNGESPVHSSSTETPPTVEFGRDPAVPPTPLEAPTPFSPHKNENLLDQLDEGQCRDGTVPLCTPQIRLPKDSSCNPGFWS, encoded by the exons ATGGATGTCTTCAAGGCCGTTTTGGACAATAGTCTGAGTCCTAAAGCATCAGAGGAGACCGATGTGTTCCTCTGGCCCTCACCGGAGAATGGTAGCCGCTCCAGGCAGGATGCGGAGCCCACCGCTCCGGTCGTCTGGACTGCGGTGTTCGACTACGAAGCGAATGCGGATGATGAGCTCAGCCTTCGCAGAGGGGACCTGGTAGAGGTCCTGTCCAAGGATTCCCTGGTTTCCGGGGATGAAGGATGGTGGACCGGGATGATCGCAGATCGGGTTGGCATTTTCCCGTGCAATTATATCAGCAGAAGGAACGGCATACCGGAGGAAATAGGCCTACGGGATAGCTCGGAGGGATCCGTACCTTCTCTGCACC TCCTGGAGATAGATTTCTCGGAGCTCACCCTGGAGGAGATCATTGGGGTCGGCGGGTTTGGAAAAGTCTACCGTGCAGTGTGGCGGGGTGCAGAGGTGGCAGTTAAAGCAGCACGACGGGACCCTGATGAGGACGTCGCTCAGACTTCTGAGAGCGTGCGTCAGGAGGCCAAGCTCTTCGCCATGCTCAACCATCCCAACATCATGGCTCTGCTGGGGGTGTGTCTCCTGGAGCCCAACCTGTGCCTGGTTATGGAGTACGCTCGAGGAGGTCCTCTGAACCGGGCCCTGGCTGGGAAACGGATCCCTCCGTGTACCCTGGTGGACTGGGCTGTGCAGATTGCCCGGGGCATGCTCTACCTCCACAGCCAGGCCATCATCCCCATCATCCACCGTGACCTCAAGTCCAGCAACA TCCTAATCCTTGAGAAGGTGGAGATGGAAGACCTCAGCGGCAAGACTCTGAAGATAACAGACTTTGGCCTGGCTCGGGAGTGGCACCGCACCACAAAGATGAGCGCCGCTGGGACGTATGCCTGGATGGCTCCAGAAGTTATCCGTTCATCCACCTTCTCCAAGGGTAGCGACGTTTGGAG TTATGGCGTTCTGTtgtgggagctgctgactggagaaGTTCCTTTCCGAAGCATCGACGGTCTTGCAGTGGCTTATGGGGTGGCGATGAATAAGCTGGCTCTGCCTATCCCCTCCACTTGTCCTGAGCCTTTTGCACATCTTATGGAAA GCTGCTGGAGCCCAGACCCTCACGCCCGGCCCCAGTTCTCCACCATACTGGACCAGCTCACAGCCATTGAGGAGTCCGGCTTTTTTGAAATGCCTGCAGAGTCGTTCCAGTCTCTGCAGGATGACTGGAAACTGGAGATCCAGGAAATGTTTGATCAGCTTAGGACAAAGGAAAAG GAGCTGCGATCGTGGGAGGAAGAGCTGACCCGAGCGGCGCTGCAGCAGAAGTGCCAGGAGGAGGCTTTGAGGAGACGTGAGCAGGAGCTAGCTGAAAGGGAGATCCACATCCTGGAGCGCGAGCTCAACATAATCATTCACCAGCTTTACCAGGAGAAGCCTCGCGTggagagcaggcagggcaagtttCGCCGCAGCCGCCTTAAACTCAAGGATGGGAACAGGATCAGCCTGCCCTCAG ATTTCCAGCACAAAATCACGGTGCAGGCGTCTCCATCTCACGATCATCGGAGGAGTCTGCTCAGCAGCAGTTCCAGCCCCCCCTCCAGTCCACCCATGCTGCCTCGTCTGAGGGCCATCCAGC TTACTTCAGGAGAGGGGTGCGCAGAGATCGAGAGAAGGGGGTCCCGTAAAAAGGGTCGTTCCCGTGGATGTGGTGTATACAGGGAGCACAGCGCAGACGCCAG TGTGAAGCCTCCCCATGAGGGCAGCAGGCAGCGGTCCTGCAGCGCCCCGAACCTCCGCAGATCTCCGAGACACAGTCCAGCGGTGCCTGGAGTGCCAAGCCTCGTGGAGATGG AGAACGAAGACTGCTGCTTCACTACTGAGCCGGGTGCCTCTCCTGGTCAGTCCTACCTCTGCATTCCCTTCCAGAAAGAAGCCCATGCTGCTTCTGCCGCTGATGACGGAGATGAATACTGcctcggcagccaggtgcctgacACACCGTGCAGGAAAAGCCCGGGCGGGGGCCGTCGTGCTGAGCTGGTGCTGCTGAGTTGCGGTGCTCTGCTGGCAGCCGTTGGGCTGGGCTGCAACCTGCTGTCCTTGGCTCAGCCCGAGGAGAGCATTAAACCTCGATGGGAGAGCTTCTTCCACAGAACAGGCGGCCAAAGACGCAGCACCAGCCCCCCGACTCGCAGAATGTTCCGGCGGGAAAGCCCGCTGAAGCCTTCGGCTCCCTCGCTACCCCCTTCATACACACTCCTGTCCATATCATCGGTGTCTGACTGTAACTCCACCCACTCGCTGCTGCGCTCCGACAGCGACGAGCTGCTGGTCTACCGCCCTGCCTCGCCTCCttcccagcctcctcctgtctcACAGAGGATGGCGGTCCAGATCCCAGTCAACTCGCTGGTCAACACGCACGTGGAAAGCTTCAAGCGTAACCCGCACCAGTCTCTCACACCCACACATGTTCCCTGTGCTCCAGCCGCCTCGCGCAGCCTACGCCGGACTCCATCAGACGGAGCCATCAAGAAGAACTGTCCTTCTAATATACTGGAGCCGTTACCTGAAAAAAGAGCTCTAGAGAACACAG GTGTCTTCAGGGCTTTAAAAGAAGACAGTTCTGAGGTTCCCCGGCTTCCTGATCCAAATGTAGTCTTCCCCCCAACACCTCGGCGGCGCCACACTCCAGAACGCCCCAAAACCCTGGACGTTCTGGCTCGACCTCGGCCTTCGCCTCGAGCTCGTGCCGATATTGTCTGGGCGGAAGCTCGGCTCAGGGGAAACGGACAGAGCCTAGTTAATGGTGAGTCCCCCGTTCACTCCTCCAGCACTGAGACTCCACCCACCGTGGAGTTTGGGAGAGACCCGGCGGTGCCACCCACCCCCTTAGAGGCGCCAACGCCCTTCTCTCCGCACAAGAACGAGAACTTGTTGGATCAGTTGGACGAGGGACAGTGTCGGGATGGAACGGTCCCGCTCTGCACACCACAGATCAGACTTCCTAAAGACTCATCATGTAATCCAGGATTCTGGTCCTGA